One window of Chloroflexus aggregans DSM 9485 genomic DNA carries:
- a CDS encoding polyamine ABC transporter substrate-binding protein: MLRTIFSMQLLRRTACLLIWLLVGCTASPLPPTPTPPSVNLRILNRATYIDQRLLEQFTAETNITIDYHTYNSSEEAYRLLTNSSQPYDLIVVSDVLVEQLRREELLAVLDQQQLSYLSHLDPVYRRTYIDPAYRFCVPYLWRVAGFGYKLTKTGRPITSWDDVFDLHYNDRLTLLDDARSTLGMVLIKLGYSPNTSDPAAIGAARDWLRERAEQITGFAADNGQDLLAHASTDIVVEWSGDILQRAATDPDIQFEIPAEGSLLATDSMCIPIDARHRSAAEQFMNFILKPENSAMLAKTTYSSTPNRTAWSLLDPELRTLMQEYQSLENEGRLFRLVDVPPSVCELYRGAWREVQQ; the protein is encoded by the coding sequence ATGTTACGCACAATATTTTCAATGCAGTTACTTCGTCGTACCGCCTGTTTGTTAATATGGCTGTTGGTCGGATGTACTGCCTCGCCACTCCCACCGACACCAACCCCGCCATCGGTCAATTTACGGATCCTCAATCGGGCGACGTATATTGATCAACGATTGCTTGAACAGTTTACAGCCGAAACAAATATTACGATTGATTATCATACGTATAATAGTAGTGAAGAGGCGTACAGATTGCTCACAAACTCGTCCCAACCTTACGATCTGATCGTGGTCAGCGATGTCTTAGTCGAACAGTTGCGCCGTGAGGAGCTGTTGGCCGTTCTCGATCAACAACAACTCTCTTATCTCTCTCATCTTGATCCGGTGTATCGCCGAACCTATATCGATCCGGCGTATCGCTTCTGTGTTCCCTACCTATGGCGGGTGGCCGGGTTCGGCTATAAGCTCACGAAAACCGGTCGCCCGATTACAAGTTGGGATGATGTTTTTGACCTTCATTACAACGATAGATTGACTCTGCTCGATGATGCTCGCTCTACGCTTGGTATGGTCTTGATTAAGCTCGGCTACAGTCCTAATACCAGCGATCCGGCGGCAATTGGGGCTGCCCGTGATTGGTTGCGTGAACGTGCTGAACAGATTACCGGTTTTGCGGCTGATAACGGTCAAGATTTACTCGCTCATGCGAGTACCGACATTGTCGTGGAATGGAGTGGTGATATCTTACAACGAGCCGCTACCGATCCGGATATTCAGTTTGAAATCCCTGCTGAAGGTTCACTCCTCGCGACCGATAGTATGTGTATCCCGATCGATGCGCGTCACCGGTCGGCTGCCGAGCAGTTCATGAACTTTATCTTAAAGCCTGAAAACAGTGCAATGTTGGCGAAAACTACCTACAGTAGCACACCTAATCGGACTGCGTGGTCATTGCTCGATCCTGAGCTGCGAACCCTCATGCAGGAGTATCAATCGCTCGAAAATGAGGGTCGCCTGTTTCGCCTGGTTGATGTGCCACCATCGGTATGTGAACTCTACCGAGGAGCTTGGCGTGAGGTGCAACAATGA
- a CDS encoding response regulator: MTGSVPSLHRRLFVGVISAVAGLLIVSVVGVWWQAFCYQQASEYRQQITQAREAVFRLETTFLKARQLDQQLIDIAVHNRSVDPALIVEYTEAMQVVLQAQATLKSLRTAIAEVEPWIGQIEHLFDQYHTTVGQVIAQIEQRQRADGIEPVLLHSRRALWVALAQNGDELRELSLRLALDEQAYFATLRQEYVDNVRLRLNQLRMQSSQLPADNREVVQQGIAAYEQSFLRLVDLNRELDHNGLALQHYTNDIRAAIQGLMQAITVAQQRANEQLNFAFQIGYGLSAWMIIGSVTISVVTGWFINRYLTQPLVTLTQAAQRVASGWRETTIPLVGTDEIGTLARAVYQLTATLNQTIAGLEERVAQRTAQLQATLAEKEALLTRELQRNRRDQTLVDLSLALNGQSTETAIYRCLVDTLATGQDIDDRIGIYTHDPTSGLWIPQVTHNYQHYPWLRLTTAPTLFQAQSSPLYIPDLSQHVIDTLPEAQGSAVVAVIHVDDQPHALLVIYRSTANAFRDDEITRTGIAARLVGQAITQVRLVTSLRQAKEVAETVNRDRTTFLARFDYDIRSPLHTIIIVSETLRDVLRDQPAVAEDVGKITQVGRQLLARLNVLLDSAKIEAGMLTLQSEPFALDTLLDNVVDELMPLAQRNQNRLELKRPDHLGLMVADLNRLRQVLFNPFRFIVTMTQRSMIHVHARRYVFDQREWFEVTLRNNSLTLSPEQVQALLTPFVIPPTDLCHGDACHGLALSRQLCELMGGTLAIQPLAPGGTIITIRIPIVRLDVGEDDGNIVLSPHRTPTDIVVVTVYEASLLQATLEGVGWQVQRATSLDEAISQCAEPPKALLIDLPVDRTTVETMVRAAGWEETRIVWLSAVDLGDIGVLRAIWPGDPDEVVQVLQTIIPRVQSTNMTILVIEDEAPTRLMIRRLLESDGWSVLEATHGAEGRHLWYTARPRLVILDLMLPDCDGLTMLQELRQELSTPVIVVTARLLSREELEILDKLHVMVLQKGSYRRSDLLTLTRKMASRTED; the protein is encoded by the coding sequence ATGACCGGATCGGTGCCAAGCTTACATCGCCGGTTGTTCGTCGGTGTTATAAGCGCAGTGGCAGGACTGTTGATCGTATCAGTAGTTGGGGTATGGTGGCAAGCCTTCTGCTACCAACAAGCTAGCGAATATCGCCAACAGATTACTCAGGCGCGTGAGGCGGTGTTTCGATTGGAAACGACCTTCTTGAAAGCCCGTCAATTGGATCAGCAACTCATTGATATTGCTGTTCATAACCGCAGCGTAGACCCAGCGCTCATTGTCGAGTACACCGAGGCAATGCAGGTGGTGCTTCAGGCACAGGCAACCTTGAAATCGTTGCGAACGGCTATAGCCGAGGTTGAGCCATGGATCGGCCAGATTGAGCATCTGTTTGATCAATATCACACAACGGTCGGTCAGGTGATTGCACAAATTGAGCAACGCCAGCGTGCTGACGGGATCGAGCCGGTCTTGTTACATAGTCGTCGTGCCCTTTGGGTAGCGCTCGCCCAGAATGGTGATGAACTGCGCGAGTTGAGTTTACGTCTTGCTCTGGATGAACAAGCGTACTTTGCGACATTACGACAAGAATATGTAGATAATGTCCGGTTACGGCTGAATCAACTGCGCATGCAATCCTCCCAATTGCCGGCTGACAATCGTGAGGTAGTGCAGCAAGGAATCGCGGCGTATGAGCAGAGTTTTTTACGTCTCGTCGATCTGAACCGTGAATTAGATCATAACGGCCTTGCGCTGCAACATTACACCAACGATATACGTGCGGCGATCCAGGGACTCATGCAAGCGATTACGGTTGCTCAACAGCGGGCCAACGAACAGTTAAACTTTGCTTTTCAGATCGGCTACGGATTGAGTGCTTGGATGATTATCGGTAGCGTTACGATCTCTGTCGTTACGGGTTGGTTTATTAATCGCTATCTTACGCAACCGTTGGTGACATTAACGCAGGCGGCACAGCGCGTCGCAAGCGGTTGGCGTGAGACAACGATCCCTTTAGTGGGTACCGATGAGATTGGTACACTGGCGCGAGCCGTGTATCAATTGACGGCAACCCTCAATCAGACGATTGCCGGTCTAGAGGAGCGAGTTGCACAGCGAACAGCTCAACTTCAGGCTACACTGGCCGAAAAAGAGGCGTTGCTTACCCGTGAACTTCAGCGTAATCGCCGTGACCAAACCTTAGTCGATCTTAGTCTGGCCCTGAATGGTCAGTCTACCGAAACAGCCATCTATCGCTGTTTAGTTGATACGCTGGCAACCGGCCAAGATATTGACGACCGGATCGGTATCTATACGCACGATCCAACTAGTGGTCTATGGATACCACAGGTGACGCACAACTACCAGCATTACCCGTGGTTACGACTAACTACAGCGCCAACGCTCTTTCAGGCACAGAGTAGTCCGCTCTACATTCCCGATCTGAGCCAGCACGTAATCGATACGCTGCCGGAAGCCCAAGGTTCGGCAGTCGTGGCGGTTATTCATGTTGACGACCAGCCCCATGCGCTCCTCGTGATCTACCGCTCAACCGCCAACGCCTTTCGTGATGATGAGATTACACGTACTGGGATTGCAGCCCGTCTTGTCGGTCAAGCAATCACACAGGTAAGATTGGTTACCTCGTTGCGGCAGGCAAAAGAGGTAGCTGAAACCGTTAATCGTGACCGAACCACCTTTCTCGCTCGGTTTGATTACGATATCCGCAGCCCACTCCATACGATTATTATCGTGAGCGAAACGCTGCGCGATGTGCTGCGCGATCAGCCGGCTGTCGCCGAAGATGTCGGGAAGATTACCCAAGTCGGTCGCCAATTATTAGCACGCCTAAATGTCTTACTCGACAGCGCCAAAATCGAAGCCGGTATGTTGACGTTACAGTCAGAACCGTTTGCGCTCGATACGTTGCTCGATAATGTGGTTGATGAACTGATGCCTTTAGCGCAGCGCAATCAGAATCGCCTTGAACTGAAACGCCCTGATCATCTAGGTCTGATGGTTGCCGATCTGAACCGTTTGCGGCAGGTCTTGTTCAACCCCTTCCGCTTTATTGTGACGATGACGCAGCGCAGTATGATCCACGTCCACGCTCGTAGGTATGTTTTCGATCAGCGTGAGTGGTTTGAAGTGACACTACGTAATAACTCATTAACGTTGTCTCCTGAGCAGGTACAGGCCCTCTTAACGCCATTTGTTATTCCACCGACCGACCTGTGTCATGGTGATGCGTGTCACGGACTAGCGTTAAGTCGTCAGTTGTGTGAATTAATGGGTGGAACGTTAGCGATCCAACCTTTGGCGCCGGGCGGTACAATCATTACGATCCGTATTCCGATTGTCCGTTTGGATGTAGGCGAAGATGATGGTAACATCGTCTTGTCCCCTCACCGCACCCCCACCGATATTGTGGTAGTTACCGTTTATGAAGCAAGTCTGTTGCAGGCGACACTAGAAGGGGTCGGTTGGCAAGTGCAGCGTGCCACCTCGCTAGACGAGGCGATAAGTCAGTGTGCCGAACCACCAAAGGCTCTCCTTATCGATCTGCCGGTTGATCGGACTACGGTAGAAACGATGGTACGTGCTGCCGGTTGGGAAGAAACCCGTATTGTATGGCTGAGTGCTGTCGATCTCGGTGATATTGGCGTGTTACGCGCGATATGGCCGGGTGATCCAGATGAGGTGGTTCAGGTTTTGCAGACGATAATACCTCGTGTACAATCCACCAATATGACGATATTGGTGATCGAGGATGAAGCACCGACACGATTGATGATCCGGCGTTTGTTGGAAAGCGACGGTTGGTCTGTGCTAGAAGCGACTCATGGCGCCGAGGGTAGGCATCTTTGGTATACGGCACGACCGCGATTAGTGATATTAGATCTGATGTTACCCGATTGTGATGGTCTGACGATGTTACAGGAACTTCGTCAAGAGTTGAGCACGCCGGTGATCGTCGTGACGGCACGCCTCCTCAGCCGTGAAGAACTGGAGATTTTGGATAAGCTGCACGTTATGGTGTTGCAAAAAGGTAGCTACCGACGGAGCGACCTTCTTACTCTCACGCGCAAGATGGCGAGTAGAACCGAGGATTGA